The Theileria equi strain WA chromosome 2 map unlocalized gcontig_1105316255037, whole genome shotgun sequence genomic sequence AAACATTGTTATTGAGGATGTAATCTCTGAAGATCCTCTGGATTCTGTTTCGGTATTTTACGCTTCTAACGATAGTGAAAAGAGGATTCCACTTCTTTTGGAACTGTCAACTTTTTATGGAGCATGCACATACTATGAGGAAAATATGGAGACCAAAATGTGGACTGCAGTACCTCTTGGGAGTATTTCTCGGTTAGATGGAAAGAATCTTGCGGATACACTTGATCAAATATATAAAAGGTATTTCCCTGTTCCTTcatgtaaaatatttttgggTATTTGTGGAGCCGCAGGAGCACTTGGTCTTCTTTGGAACTTTATTCCTCGTATTAAATCCGAGAAAAAGTTCTATCAAAAGATTAACATGCTCACCTATAAATTGCTCTCGAAGCGATACAAAAGTGTGCAATAAGTTGACAATTTTAGCTCCGTTGCATAAAATATGGCAATGccaatttttaaaatttatgcTACTTGTTTTTTACATGGTCATAATACATCTCAAGTATACAACGATTCCGTCTCCACAGGATAATAGCAGGTAAAGTAAAATGTcaagattttaatggaaaCTTTACATAAGAGTAAAAATTTCTTCTGCATACTGGACACTTGTCATTTCTAAGCCCATATAGACACTTTGAGCAGAATGAACCGTGCCCACATGGTAATAAAACAGTGTCCATTTTATTTGCGATACAAATGAGACATTCAGTGTCGCGAACGTCTCCCATTCCAAACATATCCCTGGGTTCTTGAGGTTTTATTGCATCTCCAGAGAATACTACTTGTTTAAAAACTCTTGTTGAAAGTCTAGATAACGATGAAGTGTACGCCTCCGATTTGAACTTTCTGAATCCAACGAGTGTTATTTCAGCGTATCCCTACAAATTTCCACATTTTGCATGTTAAACCATACCTGATGACTTTCTACTCCACCTTCACTGAAAATTCTTGGATCCTGGGTctaaaaatgcatgtaaacGTGAAGGAAAATCGTACCCTTGGTGTGTAGAGGACAATGACCAGTGGTATCCTCTTGTTCACAGTGTCTTCTTGGGACATTACCAGAGCATCCCATATAGATGTGTTGATTCCACTGCTCTCGACATACTAAATGTGTGTTTCAAGTATACAATAAACCTACGTCAATGGTTGGCTTTATTTTGCACTCTATTTTCGAGCCGGCGTTGAAACATATGGGTTCTGAGGAACAAAAGTTGTGTTGGCTACACAGGAGAGAAATATCTCCGCACGATTCGCTAGCGTTGCTCATGCTACCAATGGAATCCTCCAGCAGGAATCTCCTTTCCGGGTAAAAGGGGAGAGTCAAGCTCCTTATAAAACTCAAGGATCGACCAACTATACTGTTCTCCATGGTCCTCTTTTTACGTGAGTCACTTGCTTTGGAGGCGATTGTAATCGCTTCTACAATTTCGATGGGCACACCCCAGTGTGCGCTTACAAATGTCGTTTTTGAGCAGTCAAAGTTGAAATTTATGGCAAGACTGGTGCTTCTGTTTTCATTATCGTACATTCTGCCGACGTAATCGACTGGATTCGGGTCATCGAGGGAGACTCTGATGGAATTTGCATCCAGCGACAGCGGCATTCTTATCCTTGGGATGGGTACGGGCTTCACTCGCCTTTTGAACCTTAAAATTTGATTAAAGTGGGTGTAGTAGAGATCTACAATTTCGCTGGCGTACTCAGCCATTCCGTGTAGGTGTATAGCCTTTGGGTTTATGTGCAGTTGTTTCGCAATGTGCCATATTGAGTGGTATTCATAAATCAGGTAGAAGATCCTGGCGAGTATCAGTGAAAAGACGAACAAAATCAGTAGATTCGACATCCCATAGCTTTGCAAAGCTCCGGACTTTCCAGCGATGAAGCGACTGTTTGCCACATTTCTGTAGCAGAACCAGTCAAACTGTTTCAGGTAGCTTTCCATGGTGGTACAAAAATGTGGTCCGTCATAAAATTTGCGGCATTTGCGTCGCCATGtgtaaaatgtgttttTTGAAGGCGCTACATGTAGGGTTTGGCCGCGGAGCTTCGCTCCTtccttttctccatttctACAGCATTCTGCTACTTTTTGTATACTAGGGGAGGATACACGCAAATGTAGTGAACATGGCGGTATCTAAGCGTAAGAAGGTCGTGAATCTTACGTCATGTAAAAAGGACGCCAAGACCAGGAAAAATAACCTGGTAGAAAGCATCAGGAACACCATCAATAAGTTTAGCGAGGCAAAGGAGTCTGAGGCAGGTGCGTACATTTACCTCTTGTCCCTGAGCAACCAGAGGAACTCGCCCCTCAAGAACCTTCGCGCCATCCTCCTGCCAGGGAGGCTCTTCTACGGTAAGAACAAGGTCATGCAGCTGGCTCTTGGAACAAAGCCTGAGAATGAACTGTACGATGGCGTCCACAAAATCGCAAAGGACATTGTCGGAGAAGTAGCTCTCTTGGTCACCAGCGACCATCCAGATTTGGTCGCTGAGAAGGTCAACAGCTACAAAGTGCGCGACTTTGCAAAGTCCGGGAACATCGCAACGGAAACCATCGTTCTTAAGGAGGGAGGAAGTGATTTCGAACAAGTGCCTGGAAATATGGAGGCCCAGTTCAGGAACCTGGGACTGCCAACATCCCTAAAGATGGGAAAAATCGTTTTAATGGGCGACTACGTGCTAAGTGAAGAGGGAAAGCCATTGACACCGAATCAAGCTCACGTTTTGAAACTTTTGGGCATTCGCACAGCGGTCTTTAGCGCCAAAGTCCACAGTTGCCTGTCAGATGGGGAATACAAAGTTTTTAACTAACCAATAGatataaactttataaaatgTCTCTTGCCATGTGTAAACATGACATTTATGTGTCTTGTGCACCTGATTTGTGTCTCCGCAGTAGTCGTCTCTTACACATTCAATACACCAGCGGATTCCTTGGCCAAATTCACCGCTTTTGATACAATCGTAAGTTTTGTAGTCATTTGTGGCAGCATCTGCTGTCGTTTATGTAGATTT encodes the following:
- a CDS encoding conserved hypothetical protein (encoded by transcript BEWA_042340A), whose product is MESYLKQFDWFCYRNVANSRFIAGKSGALQSYGMSNLLILFVFSLILARIFYLIYEYHSIWHIAKQLHINPKAIHLHGMAEYASEIVDLYYTHFNQILRFKRRVKPVPIPRIRMPLSLDANSIRVSLDDPNPVDYVGRMYDNENRSTSLAINFNFDCSKTTFVSAHWGVPIEIVEAITIASKASDSRKKRTMENSIVGRSLSFIRSLTLPFYPERRFLLEDSIGSMSNASESCGDISLLCSQHNFCSSEPICFNAGSKIECKIKPTIDYVESSGINTSIWDALVMSQEDTVNKRIPLVIVLYTPRTQDPRIFSEGGVESHQGYAEITLVGFRKFKSEAYTSSLSRLSTRVFKQVVFSGDAIKPQEPRDMFGMGDVRDTECLICIANKMDTVLLPCGHGSFCSKCLYGLRNDKCPVCRRNFYSYVKFPLKS
- a CDS encoding 60S ribosomal protein L10e, putative (encoded by transcript BEWA_042350A); this encodes MAVSKRKKVVNLTSCKKDAKTRKNNLVESIRNTINKFSEAKESEAGAYIYLLSLSNQRNSPLKNLRAILLPGRLFYGKNKVMQLALGTKPENELYDGVHKIAKDIVGEVALLVTSDHPDLVAEKVNSYKVRDFAKSGNIATETIVLKEGGSDFEQVPGNMEAQFRNLGLPTSLKMGKIVLMGDYVLSEEGKPLTPNQAHVLKLLGIRTAVFSAKVHSCLSDGEYKVFN